The nucleotide sequence GACCGCCGACTCCCAGCCCCAGTAGATGAACACGCCCAGCAGCAGGGCCGCGGTGAGCGTCGCGCCACCGGACCCGAAGGGGTTGAGCCAACTGAGCGACGGATCGACGGCGTCGAGGGTGCCGGTGTCGGCGTAGACGCGGTAGAGCGCCACCACCGCGAAGGCGAGCAGGCAGACGACCTGGGCGAGGATGAGGACGTTCTGCACCTTGGCCGACACCTCGGTGCCGATGACGCACACGGCCGTCATCACGAGGATGAGCAGCACGGTGAGCGACTGGCGTACGACGTCGTTGTCGACCCAGCTGTCGAGGCCGAAGGCGAGCAGGGCGAAGCTGACAGCGACGTCCGCCAGCGATCCGACCACCAGGACCCCGGTCATCGCGATGGCCCAGCCGCCGAGCCAGCCGGCCCACGGCCCCATCGCCCGGGTGACCCACGAGAAGGTCGTGCCGCAGTCCTGGTCGACCTTGTTGAGGTAGTAGAACGCCGACGCGATCAGCAGCATCGGCACGAACGAGGCGACCATCACGCCGGGGGCGTAGATGCCCACGAGCGCCACGACCGGGCCGATGACCGCCGCCAGCGAGTACGCCGGGGAGGTGGAGTTGAGCCCGATGACGAGCGCGTCGACGAAGCCGATCGCGTTGGGCTTCAGTCCGTCGGGCGGGCGGGTGGCAGGGGTGTCGTCGGCGGTGTCGGCGGTGTCGTCGGCCATGGTCCCTCGCTCCGGTCGTGGGCGAATCCGTTGAATCCACCCAACAGGGGGCTAAGGGACTTTCTACGCTATCCGGGCTCTCCGGCCACGTCCTCGCGCATGCCCCACGGTGAGCCGTACTCCGTCAGCAGAGCGAGGAACGGTCGGGGAGGCAGTGCTTCGGGGCCGAGTACGCCGCTGCCGTGCCAGGCTCCGGACGCGATGAGTTCGAGGGCGACCACGGGGTTGACCGCGGTCTGCCAGACCACGGCCTGGGAGCCGTACTCCCGCATCGACCACTGGTTGTCGACCACGTGGTAGAGGTACACCTCGCGGGGCCGCCCGTCCTTGGTGCCCTTGACCCAGGTGCCCGCGCACGTCTTTCCGCGCATACGGTCCCCGAGGCCGGCCGGGTCGGGCAGGCACGCGGCGACGACGTCCCGCGGGGAGACCGCGGCCTTGCCACCTCCCGTACCGACGGTGACGGTGACGGGGTCCGTGCGGTCGAGCCCCAGCTTGTGGAGGGTCTTGAGCACGCCGATGAACTCGTCGCCCAGGCCGTACTTGAAGGTGACCCGCTTCGCCTTCAGCCACCGGGGGACCAGCAGTACTTCCTCGTGCTCGACGTTGACGCACTCCACCGGCCCGATGCCCTCCGGGAAGTCGAAGACCTCCGGCTCGCTGAAGGGCGGCGTGGTGAACCAGCCGCGGCCCTCCTCGTAGACGACCGGCGGGTTCAGGCACTCCTCGATGGTCGTCCAGATACTGAAGGAGGGCGCGAAGTCGTATCCGTCCACGACCAGGTCGGCCCCGTCACGGATGCCGATCTCCTCGATCCCGTCCTCGTCGAACAGCTCGTCGGCGGCGTACCGGGCGAACACGTCCGACAGGCCGGGCTCCACCCCCATGCCGACCAGCGCGAGCCGGCCCGCCGCCTCCCACTCGGCGGCCCGTTCGAACTGCGCGTCGCCCAGCTTGACGCCGCACTCCTCGTAGGGGCGGTTCGGGTGCGGCTGGGACAGGGACATCGCCATGTCCAGGTAGTGGGCGCCGTGCGCGAGCGCCGCGTCGAACAACGGCAGGACGAACCGTGGATCGGTGGCGTTGAGCAGCACATCGCAGCGATGCTCGGCGAGGGCGGCCCGCACGGCCCCGGTGTCCGACGCGTCGAGCCGCACCGCCGTGAACCTGTGCCCGTCCTTCCCGAGTGCCGCGACGGCCGACTCCGCCCGCGCGGGGTCGTAGTCGGCCACCACCATGTGCTCGAAGAACGCCCGCCGGGCCGCGATCCTGACAACCGCCCCGCCCACGCCTCCCGCCCCGACCATGAGAACTCGCACCGCGCAGCACTCCTTCGTCCGGTTCATCCCGCTCGTCCCGCGGTCGGCGGGAGCACCTCCCGGCCCGTTCGGTGGGCCGGGACGATATCAGCCGAATCCTCCCGCGAGGTGCCTGATTCGGCGATTCCTCGCGCACCGCACGATCGATTCCACGGATGCCCGGACCACACGCTCCGCGTCCCGGCGCGCACGGGAGTCATCACCTGCCCCACGGCCCGACGCGGGGTAGGAGTCCCGTGGCTTCCGCTCGGGGCACATCCGTTCAGCCCGGGTGTCGCCGCTCGTTCCACACCTAGACTTCTACGACCGCTGGGGAGAAGAGGTGCCCGTGAAAGCTGGGGGGACGAGCGAGATGGCCGTGCAGTCGGGGGATCCGGACACGTCGGGCACACCGAACAGTGGGGTACCGGCCCCCGGGCAGCGCGTCACCGTGCGCCGCCGTCCCTGGGTGGTCACCGACATAGTCCGCTCGACCGCCGCCAGCGACGACCCGGCGCGTGCCGCCGAAGCCGCCACCACTCACCTGGTCAAGCTGTCCTCCCTGGAGAGCGACGGCCGGGACGAGGAACTGCGGGTCGTGTGGGAGCTGGAGCAGGCGACGGATGTCCACGACCAGTACCGCGAAGGCGCGGGCCACTGCACGCACCTCGAAGATCGCTGAGCAGGACTCCGCGGACGGGTTGTTCCCCCAGCCGGACGCCCTGTTCTGAACCGCACGCCGACGCGCCCTGCTTCTGGTGTCAACCAGGTGCGAGGCGCGAACCGTTGCGAGGTCAGCTCCCCGAGGCGTACGTCACAAAATTCGCCCATGCTTCCGGCGCGAGCACGACCTGAGGGCCGCCCGTGTCCTTGGAGTCGCGGACGTGCACTGTGCGAGGTGCGGTCGCGATCTCGACGCAGCTGTCGCCTTCGGTGCCGTCGCTGTAGCTGCTCTTGAACCACTTCAGCTCGGAGGCGTCTCCGGCAGAGACCTTGCGGATCATGTTTCTCCCAGCACTTGCTCGATGAAGGCGAGTGACTCCCTCGGGGTGAGAGCCTGGGCCCGGATGATGCCATACCGCAGTTCGAGGATCCGCAGCTCCTTCGGGTCGGAGGTCGGGCGGCCATTGAACGCACCGTCGGAACGCCCAACTGCCGTGCCATCCGCGAACTTCAGCATCTCGATCTTGCCGTCCACACCGGGGTGGGCCTCGGTGTCCGTCGGCATGACCTGGAACGTCACGTTACGCAATCGCGCCACCTCCAGCAGGTGTTCGAGCTGTCGGCGCCGCACCATTGTCCCTC is from Streptomyces sp. NBC_01314 and encodes:
- a CDS encoding saccharopine dehydrogenase family protein, with amino-acid sequence MRVLMVGAGGVGGAVVRIAARRAFFEHMVVADYDPARAESAVAALGKDGHRFTAVRLDASDTGAVRAALAEHRCDVLLNATDPRFVLPLFDAALAHGAHYLDMAMSLSQPHPNRPYEECGVKLGDAQFERAAEWEAAGRLALVGMGVEPGLSDVFARYAADELFDEDGIEEIGIRDGADLVVDGYDFAPSFSIWTTIEECLNPPVVYEEGRGWFTTPPFSEPEVFDFPEGIGPVECVNVEHEEVLLVPRWLKAKRVTFKYGLGDEFIGVLKTLHKLGLDRTDPVTVTVGTGGGKAAVSPRDVVAACLPDPAGLGDRMRGKTCAGTWVKGTKDGRPREVYLYHVVDNQWSMREYGSQAVVWQTAVNPVVALELIASGAWHGSGVLGPEALPPRPFLALLTEYGSPWGMREDVAGEPG
- a CDS encoding DUF397 domain-containing protein, producing MIRKVSAGDASELKWFKSSYSDGTEGDSCVEIATAPRTVHVRDSKDTGGPQVVLAPEAWANFVTYASGS